The Candidatus Kryptobacter tengchongensis DNA window TTTCCTAAAACACATTGAAAAGATTGAACTGCTAAAAAAAATTTACAATTCGCTTGAAACTGGCGGAATCATCTTTATAAAAGACACATTGAAATCAGAATCTTTCAGATTTAAATACACAAAATTTGAGGAGAAACTCAAATTAAAACTAAAAGTTTACGGGGATGATGTAAAACCAGAACTAAATTACATGACCCCTTCCGAATTCGTTGAAATTCTTACCCCGATAGGTTTTGAAATCATTGATATCATACCTGAAAATCACTTCGTTTACCCAGGAATTTTCATCATCGCTCAAAAATAGAATAAGCTCTTTCAGAAAGAATTATTCCAACCGAAACTGCAACATTCAAAGATTCCGCTTTGCCGAATTTTTTTATTTTCACTGTTGTATCCGAGATTTTACAAAGTTCCCCGCTAACGCCATGGGCTTCACTTCCAAAAATTAACACAATTTTATTTTCGTTACTCAACTCATGAAAATCCATCTTCCCAGACGGAGCGGTGGAGAAAATTTTAAATCCCAAACTTTTCAATTTAATTAGATAATTTTTCAAATCAACATTTTGCAAGAAGGGAACATTAAAGACTGAAGCCATCGTTGCCCTGAGTGTCTTTGGGTTAAAGACATCAACGCTCATATCTGAAATCAAAACGAGGTCAACTTTAAACCAATCACAAACTCTGAAAATTGCCCCAAGATTCCCTGGATCGGAGATTCTATCAAGAGCGACAACAGTTGAATAATTTTTCCGCTGTATATTTTTCAAAAGGTCGTTTTCGCTATATTCAAACATTTTTGCAACAGCGATGATCCCTTGTGATGTTTCAACATCTGAGATCTTTTCAAGTTCATCTTCACCAATTTCATAAACTTCAATTTTTTTGTTCTTGAGGTGATTCAAAAACTCTTGATTTTGTGGCGTCCTCAAAAATTTCTCAGAATAGGCAACATACGAAATTTCAGCGCCGAATTTAATCGCATCTTTTATAAGCTTTTCTCCTTCAATGATAAAAAGACCAGTTTTATATCTGTATTTTTTATTTTTTAAAAGTTGAATCTGTGCATATTTTTGCCTGCTTATTTTCATCTTCACCTCTCCTTGTATTCTCCCCAGATTTCC harbors:
- a CDS encoding RNA methyltransferase, TrmH family yields the protein MKISRQKYAQIQLLKNKKYRYKTGLFIIEGEKLIKDAIKFGAEISYVAYSEKFLRTPQNQEFLNHLKNKKIEVYEIGEDELEKISDVETSQGIIAVAKMFEYSENDLLKNIQRKNYSTVVALDRISDPGNLGAIFRVCDWFKVDLVLISDMSVDVFNPKTLRATMASVFNVPFLQNVDLKNYLIKLKSLGFKIFSTAPSGKMDFHELSNENKIVLIFGSEAHGVSGELCKISDTTVKIKKFGKAESLNVAVSVGIILSERAYSIFER